The proteins below come from a single Deinococcus sp. Leaf326 genomic window:
- the menC gene encoding o-succinylbenzoate synthase — translation MLRIDAAEIVVARLPLRFRFETSFGVQTEKLIPLLVLHGDGLQGVSEGSMEPAPMFREETVAGALSLLRDVFLPRVLGRTFANPEALEAALGTFRGNRMARAMVEMAAWDLWARRLDVPLGTLLGGTKSEVEVGVSLGIQPDEAATVETVRRHVEQGYRRIKLKIKPGWDVQPVRAVREAFPEIRLTVDANSAYTLADAGRLRALDAYGLIYIEQPLAWDDLVDHAELSRRIQTPLCLDESITTAADARKGLALGAAQVINIKVTRVGGLAEARRVHDVAASFGAPVWCGGMLESGVGRAHNIHLSTLPNFRLPGDTSSASRYWDRDLIREPLEAVDGVMPVPTGVGTGVSLDREYLAEVTELHEELRP, via the coding sequence ATGTTGCGAATAGACGCTGCTGAGATCGTGGTGGCCCGGCTGCCGCTGCGCTTCCGTTTCGAGACGAGTTTCGGGGTGCAGACCGAGAAACTGATTCCGCTGCTCGTGCTACACGGCGACGGTCTGCAGGGCGTGTCGGAGGGCAGCATGGAGCCGGCGCCGATGTTCCGCGAGGAGACGGTCGCGGGGGCCCTGTCCCTGCTGCGAGACGTGTTCCTACCCCGCGTGCTGGGCCGCACCTTCGCCAACCCCGAGGCGCTGGAGGCGGCGCTCGGGACCTTCCGGGGCAACCGGATGGCGCGGGCGATGGTTGAGATGGCTGCCTGGGACCTGTGGGCACGGCGCCTGGACGTGCCGCTGGGCACCCTGCTGGGCGGCACGAAGAGTGAGGTCGAGGTGGGCGTGAGCCTGGGTATCCAGCCGGACGAGGCCGCGACCGTCGAAACCGTGCGCCGGCATGTCGAGCAGGGTTACCGCCGCATCAAGCTCAAGATCAAGCCCGGATGGGACGTGCAGCCGGTGCGGGCCGTGAGAGAGGCCTTCCCGGAGATCCGGCTGACGGTGGACGCCAACAGCGCCTATACGCTGGCCGATGCCGGGCGGCTGCGGGCGCTGGACGCCTACGGCCTGATCTACATCGAGCAGCCGCTGGCCTGGGACGACCTCGTGGACCACGCCGAGCTGAGCCGGCGGATCCAGACGCCGCTTTGCCTTGACGAGAGCATCACCACCGCCGCCGACGCCCGCAAGGGGCTGGCGCTGGGCGCCGCGCAGGTGATCAACATCAAGGTGACGCGGGTGGGCGGCCTCGCCGAAGCGCGCAGAGTTCACGACGTGGCCGCGAGCTTCGGCGCGCCGGTCTGGTGCGGCGGCATGCTGGAAAGCGGTGTGGGCCGCGCGCACAACATCCACCTCTCGACGCTGCCGAACTTCCGGTTGCCGGGCGACACGAGCAGCGCGAGCCGCTACTGGGACCGTGACCTGATCCGCGAGCCGCTGGAGGCGGTCGACGGCGTGATGCCTGTTCCGACCGGGGTGGGCACGGGCGTGTCGCTCGACCGCGAGTATCTGGCGGAAGTGACAGAGCTGCACGAGGAGCTGCGGCCTTGA
- a CDS encoding DUF4384 domain-containing protein, with the protein MKKLLTTLTLSTAALSSVLAPAFAAPVISAQSIIVNPVQTTLTAKVWVNKDPSGTQTPNYRVGEPITLYTSVNENSYVYLFNVNPDGTTDQILPNRYKTGGNYVRAGQTRAFPTTGDQFTYTVGGPTGLNRVLVVTSRRQLNLSELSTYTQGQAFATVKPQTSQGLAQALSIVVNPVNPVAQPVPQTDWQSDTAFYNVTY; encoded by the coding sequence ATGAAGAAGCTGCTGACCACCCTGACCCTGAGCACCGCCGCCCTGTCGAGTGTCCTTGCCCCCGCCTTCGCCGCGCCCGTCATCAGTGCCCAGAGCATCATCGTCAACCCGGTCCAGACCACCCTGACCGCCAAGGTCTGGGTCAACAAGGACCCCAGCGGCACCCAGACACCCAACTACCGCGTCGGTGAGCCGATCACGCTCTACACGAGCGTCAACGAGAACTCCTATGTCTACCTGTTCAACGTGAACCCCGACGGCACGACCGACCAGATCCTGCCCAACCGCTACAAGACGGGCGGTAACTACGTGCGTGCCGGCCAGACCCGCGCCTTCCCCACCACGGGCGACCAGTTCACCTACACGGTGGGGGGCCCCACCGGTCTCAACCGAGTCCTGGTCGTTACCAGCCGCCGTCAGCTCAACCTCAGCGAGCTGAGCACCTACACCCAGGGCCAGGCCTTCGCCACCGTCAAGCCCCAGACCAGCCAGGGGCTCGCGCAGGCGCTGAGCATCGTGGTGAACCCGGTCAACCCCGTCGCCCAGCCGGTCCCGCAGACCGACTGGCAGAGCGACACGGCGTTCTACAACGTCACCTACTGA
- a CDS encoding DEAD/DEAH box helicase, translating to MFAARSPYARLELFLRDILGGGAALLHEEEVQEARTVPAAELGWSPAVRAGFGFPEVYAHQAETYRLMAAGQDVIVTTPTASGKTGAFFPAVFERLERDPDATALFIYPLVALGQDQRDKLRTFQERGGFPWEIAAFHGQAQPSEVFRSDVRMVTATPDKLHWSLDRPAVRAFLKRLSFIVLDEAHTYRGGFGSEVAGMLRRLLDLARALGAAPQLVLSTATIGNPAEFARELTGIDVTEVRESGAARHGKRYYLADHRGQPRRFWDAVVSSSAAHGLKTLAFFRGRSRAARLYGTYRAQPGYARHAHLYMAGTSDREGRLSEFRRAKSGVMFATNALEAGVDIGDLEVVIIDGYPGSRMAFRQMAGRAGRVASGLVLYLPALNEQGVPQPVDAFYSNAGNFHELLTGPIEKAVVEAANPYLAPRHEGRAQEERRAAGLETGAPLVRSRYWNLRGEGSAKFAVIEVGEWERLGPKAFDAPLESPSQHYALTEKHEGAVFTLDGQGYKVARWEAAPPGTAILVEKYAAANLFTRGLHATSVRPVMMGEWVRRGPLVYRHGEVLIRRQYTGYTMMRQVFERVCTGCDREPGPFERVCGHCGGRIQDRMQDHKLSEHLYDEAVELPPFRTSALEIGLDPAATERPTAVAHTLKHLLLKLTPERVACDEGDLAGAFREGRDTYFFLYDDWQGGLGVSRRAFESMDDLLRRAYALTTKTCCTAEGGCYECIAVSRCFSPFLPSGERRPTDKAATAELLRGLLGEAVPAPAERPALPDLPPALPPAWPLQARELLDLHGLSLPEVSARLGIPSREIQRAVNTTQPLRLRHVKFGDGVFMQGSGQGDRREVLVYFPGVGQKKLLLKFAGLTVVGPGSTAATATP from the coding sequence GTGTTTGCCGCCCGCTCGCCCTATGCCCGCCTGGAGCTGTTCCTGCGCGACATCCTGGGCGGAGGGGCGGCGCTGCTGCACGAGGAGGAGGTGCAAGAGGCCCGCACCGTCCCCGCTGCCGAGCTGGGTTGGTCCCCAGCGGTGCGCGCGGGCTTCGGCTTTCCCGAGGTCTACGCGCATCAGGCCGAGACCTACCGCCTGATGGCCGCCGGCCAGGACGTGATCGTCACGACCCCCACCGCGAGCGGCAAGACGGGCGCCTTCTTTCCGGCCGTGTTCGAGCGCCTGGAACGTGACCCGGACGCCACAGCGCTGTTCATCTATCCGCTCGTGGCGCTGGGGCAGGACCAGCGCGACAAGTTGCGCACCTTTCAGGAACGCGGCGGGTTTCCCTGGGAGATCGCGGCCTTTCACGGCCAGGCCCAGCCCAGCGAGGTGTTCCGCAGTGACGTGCGGATGGTCACGGCCACGCCCGACAAGCTGCACTGGTCGCTGGACCGCCCCGCCGTCCGCGCCTTCCTGAAACGCCTGTCGTTCATCGTGCTCGACGAGGCGCACACCTATCGCGGGGGCTTTGGCAGCGAGGTCGCGGGAATGCTGCGCCGCCTGCTCGACCTCGCGCGCGCCCTGGGCGCCGCCCCGCAGCTCGTGCTCTCGACCGCCACCATCGGCAATCCGGCCGAGTTCGCGCGCGAGCTCACCGGCATAGACGTGACCGAGGTCCGCGAGTCGGGCGCGGCGCGGCACGGCAAACGCTATTACCTCGCCGACCACAGAGGTCAGCCCCGGCGCTTCTGGGACGCGGTCGTGAGTTCCAGCGCCGCGCACGGCCTCAAGACCCTGGCCTTTTTCCGGGGGCGCTCGCGGGCCGCACGGCTGTACGGCACCTACCGCGCCCAGCCGGGGTACGCCCGGCACGCGCACCTGTATATGGCCGGCACCAGCGACCGCGAGGGCCGCCTCTCCGAATTCCGGCGGGCCAAGTCGGGGGTCATGTTCGCCACCAACGCGCTGGAGGCCGGGGTGGACATCGGCGACCTGGAGGTGGTCATCATCGACGGCTATCCGGGGTCACGCATGGCCTTCCGGCAGATGGCGGGGCGCGCGGGGCGGGTCGCGTCGGGGCTGGTGCTGTATCTCCCGGCCCTGAACGAACAGGGCGTACCGCAGCCGGTGGACGCCTTTTACAGCAACGCGGGCAACTTCCATGAACTGCTGACCGGCCCCATCGAGAAGGCAGTCGTGGAGGCGGCCAACCCCTACCTCGCCCCCCGGCACGAGGGCCGCGCGCAGGAGGAACGTCGGGCAGCGGGCCTGGAGACGGGCGCCCCCCTGGTCCGCAGCCGCTACTGGAACCTGCGCGGCGAGGGCAGCGCCAAATTCGCGGTCATAGAGGTGGGCGAGTGGGAGCGGCTGGGCCCGAAGGCCTTCGACGCGCCGCTCGAATCGCCCAGCCAGCACTACGCCCTGACCGAGAAGCACGAGGGCGCGGTGTTTACCCTCGACGGCCAGGGCTACAAGGTGGCGCGCTGGGAGGCGGCCCCGCCCGGCACCGCGATCCTGGTCGAGAAGTACGCGGCCGCCAACCTGTTCACCCGCGGCCTGCACGCGACCTCGGTGCGGCCGGTGATGATGGGCGAGTGGGTGCGGCGCGGCCCCCTCGTGTACCGTCACGGCGAGGTCCTGATCCGGCGGCAGTACACCGGGTACACGATGATGCGCCAGGTCTTCGAGCGCGTCTGCACCGGCTGCGATCGCGAGCCCGGCCCCTTCGAGCGCGTCTGCGGACACTGCGGCGGGCGCATCCAGGACCGGATGCAGGACCACAAGCTCTCCGAGCACCTGTACGACGAGGCGGTCGAGCTGCCCCCCTTCCGCACGAGCGCGCTGGAGATCGGCCTGGACCCGGCGGCCACCGAGCGACCCACGGCGGTCGCGCATACCCTCAAGCACCTGCTGCTCAAACTCACCCCCGAGCGCGTGGCCTGCGACGAGGGCGACCTCGCCGGAGCCTTCCGCGAGGGCCGCGACACCTACTTCTTTCTGTACGACGACTGGCAGGGCGGCCTGGGCGTGTCGCGCCGCGCCTTCGAGAGCATGGACGACCTGCTGCGCCGCGCCTACGCCCTGACCACCAAGACCTGCTGTACGGCCGAGGGCGGCTGCTACGAGTGCATCGCCGTGAGCCGCTGCTTCTCGCCCTTCCTGCCCAGCGGCGAGCGCCGGCCCACCGACAAGGCCGCCACCGCCGAACTGCTGCGCGGCCTGCTCGGCGAGGCGGTCCCTGCCCCGGCCGAGCGCCCCGCACTGCCCGACCTGCCCCCGGCCCTGCCGCCCGCCTGGCCCCTCCAGGCGCGCGAACTGCTCGACCTACACGGCCTCTCGCTGCCCGAGGTGAGCGCCCGCCTGGGCATTCCCAGCCGTGAGATCCAGCGCGCCGTGAACACCACCCAGCCGCTGCGGCTGCGGCATGTCAAGTTCGGCGACGGCGTCTTCATGCAGGGCTCGGGCCAGGGAGATCGCCGCGAGGTGCTCGTGTATTTTCCCGGTGTGGGCCAGAAGAAACTGCTCCTGAAATTCGCGGGCCTCACGGTCGTCGGGCCCGGAAGTACCGCCGCTACCGCCACACCTTGA
- a CDS encoding GNAT family N-acetyltransferase, which translates to MIPGPATDAAPAQSFVIRDVTDPWALRALEEVQVAAWGYADREVLPGTMFRIGAATGAVVLAAYPAGEPEGRPLGFAYGFPALRQGARGETELWHHSHLLAVRPECRGGGLAVALKHAQRERALAQGLTRMTWTFDPLVARNARLNLGKLGARAVSYHPDWYALDDDREAAFPADRLMIEWDLTRPQQERPAPAPQGEVLLEADDRGWPQLRELAGPGPFLAEVPTHDLPDDGQRRAWGLALREVLSARLSAGDVVSDLARDRDRAYYVLTQP; encoded by the coding sequence TTGATACCTGGACCGGCCACGGACGCGGCGCCCGCGCAGAGCTTCGTCATCCGGGACGTGACCGATCCCTGGGCCCTGCGCGCGCTGGAGGAGGTGCAGGTGGCCGCGTGGGGTTACGCCGACCGCGAGGTCCTGCCCGGCACCATGTTCCGTATCGGGGCGGCGACGGGCGCGGTGGTGCTGGCGGCGTACCCGGCCGGGGAGCCGGAAGGCCGGCCGCTGGGCTTCGCCTACGGATTTCCAGCGCTGCGTCAGGGAGCTCGGGGCGAGACCGAGTTGTGGCATCACTCGCACCTGCTGGCCGTGCGGCCCGAATGCCGGGGCGGCGGGCTGGCGGTGGCCCTCAAGCACGCGCAGCGGGAGAGGGCGCTGGCCCAGGGTCTGACACGGATGACCTGGACCTTTGACCCCCTGGTCGCCCGCAACGCCCGCCTGAACCTGGGCAAGCTGGGCGCGCGGGCCGTGAGCTACCACCCCGACTGGTACGCGCTGGACGACGACCGCGAGGCCGCGTTTCCGGCCGACCGCCTGATGATCGAGTGGGACCTGACCCGCCCGCAGCAGGAGCGCCCGGCCCCCGCGCCGCAGGGCGAGGTGCTGCTGGAGGCCGACGACCGGGGCTGGCCGCAGCTGCGGGAGCTGGCAGGTCCCGGTCCCTTTCTCGCCGAGGTCCCCACCCATGACCTGCCGGACGACGGGCAGCGGCGCGCGTGGGGGCTTGCCCTACGCGAAGTGCTCTCGGCCCGGCTCTCGGCAGGGGACGTGGTGAGCGACCTCGCGCGGGACAGGGACCGGGCCTACTACGTGCTGACGCAGCCCTGA
- the mqnC gene encoding cyclic dehypoxanthinyl futalosine synthase, translated as MTAPAAHPTADAVATALLDRAASGERLDVAETEALFRLPVPQVAAVANGLRLERRDPDVVTFLIDRNINYTNVCNVGCNFCAFYRTRRQKDSYTLDYEQISAKIRELEEVGGTRILLQGGVNPELGLDYYTGLLRHVKAHHPTIRIDAFSPEEVLFMEKTFGMSLDELLDILIAAGLDGLPGAGGEILEDDVRAKAAPARIRSDDWFRIIDAAQRKGLYTIATMVIGFGETYAQRARHLLKIRDQQDRANALYGGNGFSGFAMWSLQTENTRLHGKAPGATAHEYLQQLAVARIALDNIPNIQASWPAQGFKVAQAALYYGANDLGSTMLEENVVSAAGGHGRHRATVRELVRIAVDAGFTPAIRNSRFQIIEWPDAPAILARGAENPEAERAVGAGQ; from the coding sequence ATGACGGCCCCCGCAGCACATCCCACCGCTGACGCGGTCGCCACGGCCCTGCTCGACCGGGCCGCGAGCGGCGAGCGCCTGGACGTGGCCGAGACCGAAGCCCTGTTCCGTCTGCCGGTGCCCCAGGTCGCCGCCGTCGCCAACGGCCTGCGCCTGGAGCGCCGCGACCCGGACGTGGTGACGTTCCTGATCGACCGCAACATCAACTACACGAACGTGTGCAACGTGGGCTGCAACTTCTGCGCCTTCTACCGCACGCGCCGCCAGAAGGACAGCTACACGCTGGACTATGAGCAAATCTCGGCCAAGATCCGGGAGCTCGAAGAGGTCGGCGGCACGCGCATCCTACTTCAGGGCGGCGTGAACCCCGAACTGGGGCTGGACTACTACACGGGGCTGCTGCGGCACGTCAAGGCGCACCATCCGACCATCCGTATCGACGCGTTCTCGCCCGAAGAAGTGCTGTTCATGGAAAAGACCTTCGGGATGAGCCTCGACGAACTGCTCGACATCTTGATCGCGGCGGGCCTTGACGGGCTGCCGGGCGCGGGCGGGGAGATCCTCGAGGACGACGTGCGGGCCAAGGCGGCCCCGGCACGTATCCGCTCCGACGACTGGTTCCGGATCATCGACGCGGCGCAGCGCAAGGGGCTCTACACCATCGCCACGATGGTCATCGGCTTCGGCGAGACCTACGCCCAGCGCGCCCGTCACCTCCTGAAGATCCGCGACCAGCAGGACCGGGCCAACGCGCTGTACGGCGGCAACGGCTTTTCCGGTTTCGCGATGTGGTCCCTCCAGACCGAGAACACCCGCCTGCACGGCAAGGCTCCCGGCGCAACCGCGCACGAATACCTGCAGCAGCTCGCGGTGGCGCGCATCGCGCTGGACAACATCCCCAACATCCAGGCGTCGTGGCCCGCGCAGGGCTTCAAGGTCGCGCAGGCTGCGCTGTACTACGGCGCCAACGACCTCGGTTCCACCATGCTCGAGGAAAACGTGGTGTCGGCGGCGGGCGGGCACGGGCGGCACCGCGCTACGGTGCGCGAACTCGTGCGCATCGCGGTGGACGCGGGCTTTACCCCGGCCATCCGCAACAGCCGCTTTCAGATCATCGAGTGGCCCGATGCGCCGGCCATCCTGGCACGCGGCGCCGAGAACCCAGAGGCCGAGCGCGCCGTGGGCGCCGGGCAGTAG